One window of Desulfobacca acetoxidans DSM 11109 genomic DNA carries:
- a CDS encoding potassium channel family protein, translating into MNDERKRLPKMNLYNNDISDPKAKAFFEEAFKLCKNSKESDVKKFIENNRLASSPEEHVKAGFYSLAVAKFNKEIDKEESGKYFHYAGHILKITNYINQAARAYANAGSVLKDCQDSKNIELAVRSFAQSKNCYFDIGNSELSEKMYIEEQETKIKLLTSKKVSCFSLKIWKLSSIFGTSFQRWYCIVLLFILLFSFLYEYLYRYKYIIINGQSKWHNIISPVYFSIVTISTLGYGDIFPIRWEAQLVIIFNIFIGYLLLGLGIGIITRKIKGH; encoded by the coding sequence ATGAATGATGAAAGAAAAAGATTACCAAAAATGAATTTATATAATAATGATATTTCTGACCCCAAGGCAAAAGCATTTTTTGAAGAAGCTTTCAAATTATGTAAAAATTCTAAGGAAAGCGATGTAAAAAAATTCATTGAGAATAATAGACTTGCATCAAGTCCTGAAGAACATGTCAAGGCTGGCTTCTATTCTCTTGCTGTTGCAAAATTTAATAAAGAAATAGATAAAGAAGAGTCAGGAAAGTATTTCCATTATGCAGGCCATATATTAAAAATCACAAATTATATTAATCAAGCTGCAAGAGCATACGCTAATGCAGGTTCTGTATTAAAAGATTGTCAAGATAGCAAAAACATAGAACTTGCCGTAAGATCTTTTGCTCAATCAAAAAATTGTTATTTTGACATCGGAAATTCTGAATTGTCAGAGAAGATGTATATTGAAGAACAAGAAACTAAAATAAAATTACTTACATCAAAAAAAGTTTCTTGTTTTTCCTTAAAAATATGGAAATTATCAAGCATTTTTGGAACTAGTTTTCAAAGATGGTATTGTATTGTGTTGCTTTTTATATTGTTATTTTCTTTTCTTTATGAATATCTTTATCGATATAAATATATTATAATCAATGGACAAAGCAAATGGCATAACATTATATCACCTGTTTATTTTTCAATTGTGACAATATCCACATTAGGTTATGGTGATATTTTTCCAATAAGATGGGAAGCGCAATTAGTAATCATTTTTAATATTTTTATAGGTTATTTATTACTTGGACTTGGAATAGGTATTATAACAAGAAAGATAAAAGGACATTGA